One Sagittula stellata E-37 genomic window, GCGTCGGCCCCGGGTCCGACGAGGCCGAGGCACGCGCGAAACTTGCCGCGCTGATGGAACGCCCCGGCTTTACCGGCGTCAAGGCGGTGGAAGACGGACAGGTGCACGCGATCTGGCACCAGTTCTACAACAACCCATACAGCTTTATCGCCGTGCAGCGGCTGGCGACCTGGCTGCATCCCGACCTGTTCCCCGACCTCGATCCCGAGGCGACGCTGGTCGAATTGCACGAGCGTTTCCTGCCGGTCGACTACCGCCCGGGCTACTGGGTGTCGCTGGACGCATCCACAAACTGACCTGACGGGGTGGCCTGCGGGCCACCCCCAACTTGCGGAGGTTGCATGGCTGCGCTCTCGACGGATACCCCAACACATGCCGCCAGCTATCGCGGGCTGGTCGCCCGGCGGATCGCGATCCTTGCCGGGTTGACCGTTCTTCTTGTGCTGTCGCTGGCAATAGATGTGTCGCTTGGCCCGGCGCGCTACGATGTGCTGAACGTGCTGCACACGATCCTCGCGCCCGGCTCGGCCGACCTGCAGATGCGCGTCGTGGTCTGGGACATCCGGATGCCCATGGCGATGCTGGCGATTGTCGTCGGCGCCAGCCTGTCGCTGGCGGGCGCCCAGATGCAGACCATCCTCGCAAATCCGCTGGCCAGTCCCTTCACGCTGGGCCTGTCCGCAGCGGCCAGCTTCGGTGCGGCACTGGCAATGGTGCTTGGGGTCGCGCTTTTTCCGGCGGCCATCGCGCTGATGGTGCCGATCAACGCCTTCGCCATGGCCATGGCGGCATCCCTGCTGATCTTCGGCCTGTCGACGATGCGCGGCGTAACCGTGGAAACCATCGTTCTTCTCGGCATCGCGCTGGTCTTCAGCTTCAACGCGGCGCTGGCGCTGCTGCAGTACTTCGCCTCCGAACAGGCTCTGTCGGCGGTTGTCTTCTGGACCATGGGCAGCCTGACCAAGGCCACCTGGCCCAAAGTCGCCGTCGTGGCTTCGATCCTGCTGATCTGCACGCCGCTGTTCGCGCGCCGGGCCTGGGCGCTGACCGCCATCCGATTGGGCGAGACCCGCGCAGCGGCCATGGGCGTGCCCGTCAAGCGCCTGCGGCTGGAGGCCTTGTTCCTCGTGTCGCTGCTGGCCGCCGTGCCCGTTTCGTTTGTCGGCACCATCGGCTTCATCGGCATCGTCGGCCCGCACGTCGCGCGGCTGCTGCTGGGGGAAGACCAGCGTTTCTTTCTGCCCGGCGCGATGTTGTCGGGTGCGCTGATCCTGTCCGCGACCTCCGTTCTGTCGAAGGCGATCCTTCCCGGCGCGGTCCTGCCCATCGGCATCATCACCGCACTGGTCGGCGTGCCGTTCTTTGCCGCACTGATCCTGACGAAAGGCCGCAAGTCATGGTAAGTCTCGCCCTCGACCGCGTCGGCGCCCGCTACGGACGGCGCCAGATCCTTGACGATGTCTCGACACCCATGATCGAAGGCGGCGCCCTGACCGCGCTGGTCGGGGCAAACGCGGCCGGCAAGTCCACCCTGTTCCGCCGCATCGCAGGGCAGTTGCATGGCCCCGGCACTGTCCGTCTGACCGGCGCGGGTGACGACGACCTGCGCTACATGCCGCAGGACACCGCCATGAGCGCGGCGCTGACGGTCTACGAATCCATCATCCTCGCGCTGAAGCAGGGGGGCGGAAGCTGGCGCCTGTCTGCCGCGGAACTGGCCGCCGTCGACGATGTGCTGCGCCGCTTCAGCGTAGAGCATCTGGCCCACAGGCAGCTTCCGGAACTCTCGGGTGGCCAGCGACAGGCGGTCAGCGTCGCCCAGACTCTGGTCACGCGGCCCAAGGTCGTCCTGATGGACGAACCGACATCCGCGCTGGATCTTTACCGGCAGTACGAAGTGCTGGAAGCGCTCAACCGCTACGCGGAAGACACCGGCGCGGTGGTCATTCTCGCGCTGCACGACCTCAACCAGGTGATGCGCGCCTGCACGACGGTGATGGCCCTCGCCGGGGGACGCATCCTTGCCACCGGACCGACGTTGGAGGTTCTGACACCGGACTTGATCGGCAAGCTCTACGGCATCGACACCCGGGTAGAGCGGTGTTCGCGCGGCTGTCCGATGATGATCGTCGACGGCCCGTCCCACACGGCAGCGACCGCGTCCTGACGTTGTTGAGCGTCCCGTCCGGCCCGGCAAAGCCACCGGCATCGAGGATCGGGGAACCTTCGCGCCGGTCGGGACCGGACAGGGCCTTGGCTGGGGCTTGACCTAGAGGGCATGTGGCCGTGGGTCTCGGCCACATCGCAGGACACACCGCCGATCCGGTCGGCAAGTCCTTCGCGCCCTCCTCCAGCCGCTCGGCACGCTCTCCGACGTCCCGCATCGTCAGCAGATCGTCCTCGACCTCGCTGCGTTCGATTGGCACGGCCAGAAGGCAAAGCTGGATGACGTGGGCACGAAAGGGGCGTCAATCGCGCGGCCATGGGTCCCGCACCCACCCAAGACGCCCGGGTATCGGTCAGGCAAGGACGGTCAGAGCGGGACGAAGCGTCCGTCCGCGTCCAGACGGATGCCGTCGAAACGGTCGCCGGACCGCAACAGGCCCGCGTTCCCCGGTGTCCTGAGCAACCGTGCCGGCAGGCAGGTGGCCATGGCCAGCGCCCGGATGCGCGGCACACCGATCCCGTCCAACACCTTCAGCGCGGTCGGCATGTCGAGGTCGGCCCCGGCGAGCGTCCCGTCCTCCAGCGTCAGCCGACCGTCGCGGCGCAGCACGCGCCGTCCGTTCAGGACGTACTCCGTGATGTCGGACCCCACCGGCGGCATGGCGTCTGTCACAAGGAACAGCGCCCCCTTCTCCTTGTGGGCGTTCAACGCGATGCGCAGCGCGGCGGTGTGGACGTGGATGCCGTCTGCGATGATCCCGGCAGACACGTCGGGCCGGTCCAGGATCGCCCCCACCATGCCCGGCGCGCGGTTGCCCATCTGGCTCATGGCGTTGAACAGGTGGGTGGCGCAGCGCACGCCCGCGTCGAAGTAGGCGCAGGCGGTCTCGTAGCTGCAATCGGAATGGCCCAGCGACAGGATCACCCCGGCGCGCAACAGCCGCCGCACCAGGTCGAGCGGCACCGACTCCGGCGCGATGGTCACCTTCAGGTTCGGCAATCGGGCGGCGGCGTCGGCCAGCACTTCGGCGTCGGCCTCTGTCATCGGCCTGATCAGGGCAGGATCGTGTGCGCCCTTGCGGGCCAGCGACAGGTGCGGCCCTTCAAGGTGCAACCCGACGATGCCAGGAACGGCCTGCGCCACGGCCTGCGCCACGGCGTCGATGGCGGCGCGCACCTTGTCGGGCGTGTCGGTGATAAGCGTCGGCAAGATGTGCGTGGTGCCGGTGCGGGCGTGCGCCTCCGCGATGGTGCGCAGTCCTTCGACAGTGGTCTCTTCGTTGAACAGAACGCCGCCGCCGCCATTGACCTGCAGGTCCACGAAACCGGGCAGGATCGTGCCATCGAGGCGCTCGGCCTCCGGCGCGTCCTTCAGGTGTACGATGGCCCTGAGCCGCCCGTCCTCTACCGCCAGCGCGTGTTCGGTCAGGTGGCGGACGCCGTCGAAAATGTCGGGGGCATGCAGGTAGCGCATCACGTGGTCTCCGTCACCTTGCGCAGGTGGCGCGGCGCATCCGGGTTCACCCCGCGCGCCACGGCAACCTGTTCCACCATCGCATAGAACGACGCGATCAGCGAGATCGGGTCGGTCAGCGGATGTCCCGTGCGCACCGCAGGCAGCGCCGTTGCGGTAGTGGCCTTGCGCGAGGTGGTGAACACCTTGGCGCCCTTGGCGGCCACCTGCTCCGCCACGTCGATCAGCGCGCTCTGGGCCGCGTCCTGCACAGCCAGCGCGATCACCGGGAAACCCCGCTCGACGATGCTGACCGGACCGTGCAGCACCTCCGCCGAGGAATAGCTTTCGGCATGAAGCTGGCACGTCTCCTTGAACTTCAGCGCCGCCTCGTTCGAGAAGGCAAAGACCGGCCCGCGCCCGAGGCAATAGAGCGAGTCTGTCGTCTGCAACTCTGCGGCAAGCGGCGACCAGTCGGCGGCAACGGCATCGGCCAGGGCCTGCGGCAAGCCATGGATGGCGGCCCTCAGCAGGTCGTCCTGCACCAGTTCCGCCAGCAGCCAGACGCCCGCGATCGCCGAGTTCACGAAAGTCTTCGTGGCCGCGACCGACAGCTCGGGCCCGGCGTGCAGCGCAAGCGCGTGGTCCGAAACCTCTGCCAGCCGCGAGTCGAGGTGGTTCGTCAGCCCGACCGTCAGCGCGCCCTCCTCCTGCATCATCCGCACCATGGCGACGATGTCCGGGCTCATCCCCGATTGCGAGACGGCAAGGCAGGCGGCGCCCTTCACCTTCAGCCGCGCGCCGTAGATCGACGCGACAGACGGCCCGACAGAGGCAACGGGCAAACCGGCCAAGATCTCCGCCACGTATTTGAAGTAGGTCGCGGCATGGTCCGACGACCCCCGCGCCACGGTGACGAAGAACGCCGGATCGCGCGCGCGCAGCGCCTCGGCCGCGCCCCGGATCGCGTCGCCACCATGGGTCAGCAGCCGCTCCACCGCGTCGGGGATTTCCAGCACTTCGCGCCGCATGTGGGTTTCGGTCATCGGTCTTCCTTCTGAAGGCGCAGTTGGGCGACGAAGGTATAGGCATCGCCGCGATAGAGGGATTGGGTGAATTCGCAGACCCGCCCGGAGGCAAGGCTGGAGGTCCGTTCGATCCGCAGCCCGGCGCTTCCGGGCGCCAGGTCCAGAAGCGCGGCGTCCGGCCCGTCGACGATGACGGCGGTGATCTTCTGCAACGCCACCACCGGGCGCGTGCCATGGGCGTCGAGCACGGCGTAAAGCGACTGGGTGACCTCCAGCGGGTTCGGCAGGATGTCGGTCGGAAGCGAGGCGCGCTCGATCGCCATGGGCGCCCCGTCGGCCAGCCGAAGCCGCGCGATGCGGGCGACGGAATCGCCGTCCTTCAGCGAAAGCGCGTCCACCTCTTCCGGGGTCGGCATGAAGAACCCGCGCTCCAGCCATTGTACGGTGACGCTCATGCCGCGGCGGGCCATGTCCTCGGTAAACGAGGTGAGGCGCGACAGGGTCTGGTTCACCTTCGCCGGTGTCGAGGCCACGAAAGAGCCGGACCCCTGCCGCTGCACGATCCGGCCCTCGTCCACCAGCGACTGGATCGCCTTGCGCACGGTGACGCGGCTGAACTCCGTGATCGTGGCGATCTCGCGCTCGGGCGGCAGCGGGCTGCCCGGGGCCAGAAGCCCGCCGTCCACACCTTCGGACAGGCGGTTGCGCAGTTGCAGATAGCGCGGGCCGGCCTCGGGCCTGTACCAGTCGTGCGGCTTCAGGAAGTCGACCACGCTCATGCCGGGACCCTCCGGGCCAGCGCCAGCGCCCCGTCCAGCGCACTGCCCTTGGGCGGGATCAGCACCATGTCGTCGAGGTAGCGCGCGTAATGCACCCCCACCCCGCCGGTCAGGCACAACGGTTCGTCCGCGCGGTGCCCCAACCCGTCGAGCGCAAACCGCAGGAACGTCGCGCCCTGCCACATCAGCGACAGACCCGCGCTGTCCCCGGCCTTCGCGGCCTCCACGATGCGCGGGGCGTAGGCTGCATAATCATGCGCAAGCGCGCGGCGGCCAAACGCGACAAGACCCGGCGGCCCGCCCAGCTCTTCCAGCACGGCGCGCATCAGCGGCGACTCCGCCACCAGCCCGTCGCTGACGTGCAGGGCCAGCTTCATAAGCTCGTGTCCCAGCCATGCGCCCGACGCCTGATCCGACAACTGGAACCCCCAGCCGCCGACGCTGCGCGATGCATCCCCGGCCTGACGGGCAAAGAAACTGCCGGTGCCGATGGCGGCCAGCGACCCGTCCTGCGGCCCCAGCGCCCCGGCCAGCATGGTGTCGCTGTCCTCCGTCACGGTGACCCGGCGCAGCGGCAGAGCCCTGGCCACACGGTCGCCCACCTCGGCCGAGATCACCCCGGCCAGCCCCGCGTGCGCGGGCATCCCGGCCAGATCGGCAACCGCTACGCCCGCACCCGCGCAGGCGATGTCGAGCGCCGCGCACAGGTGGCGAATCGTGCCGTCGAAATCGGTGGTGGCATTGGCGGGTCCGCCCTCGCCCCTGCCAAGAATGACGCCGGAGGCATCGCAGATCGCGACCCGACAGCCGCTTCCGCCGCCGTCCAGTCCGATCGCAAAGGGTGTGGGTGCCTCCGTCATGGCGAAAGGCATACCATGAGGCCGCACACATGCAAACACCAAAACAATACCAATACCCGCATTTTTGTACCCGATGACACCAATAGAAAAGAGCTCTTGCTTAAAGGTATTGTTTAGGTATGGTCTTGGGAAACTGCCAACCGACTCACCGAAGGCTGCCGCCATGACCTCCATCGACGCCCTGCGCCCTGATGCGGCCTTGCGCACCATGCTGGATGCGCAGACCGAGGCCGCGCGCGCCGTCGGGAGCGCCCTGCCCGGGATCGAAGAGGCCGCGCACCGTATGGCGGAAACCCTGCGCAACGGCGGCACCGTGGTCTATGCCGCCGCCGGAAGCTCTGGCCTGATGGCGCTGGCGGACGCCTGCGAACTGCCCGGCACCTTTGGAATCGACCCGGCCCGCGTGCGCATTGCCATGGCGGGCGGCATTCCCACCGA contains:
- a CDS encoding FecCD family ABC transporter permease gives rise to the protein MAALSTDTPTHAASYRGLVARRIAILAGLTVLLVLSLAIDVSLGPARYDVLNVLHTILAPGSADLQMRVVVWDIRMPMAMLAIVVGASLSLAGAQMQTILANPLASPFTLGLSAAASFGAALAMVLGVALFPAAIALMVPINAFAMAMAASLLIFGLSTMRGVTVETIVLLGIALVFSFNAALALLQYFASEQALSAVVFWTMGSLTKATWPKVAVVASILLICTPLFARRAWALTAIRLGETRAAAMGVPVKRLRLEALFLVSLLAAVPVSFVGTIGFIGIVGPHVARLLLGEDQRFFLPGAMLSGALILSATSVLSKAILPGAVLPIGIITALVGVPFFAALILTKGRKSW
- a CDS encoding ABC transporter ATP-binding protein; the encoded protein is MVSLALDRVGARYGRRQILDDVSTPMIEGGALTALVGANAAGKSTLFRRIAGQLHGPGTVRLTGAGDDDLRYMPQDTAMSAALTVYESIILALKQGGGSWRLSAAELAAVDDVLRRFSVEHLAHRQLPELSGGQRQAVSVAQTLVTRPKVVLMDEPTSALDLYRQYEVLEALNRYAEDTGAVVILALHDLNQVMRACTTVMALAGGRILATGPTLEVLTPDLIGKLYGIDTRVERCSRGCPMMIVDGPSHTAATAS
- the nagA gene encoding N-acetylglucosamine-6-phosphate deacetylase, with translation MRYLHAPDIFDGVRHLTEHALAVEDGRLRAIVHLKDAPEAERLDGTILPGFVDLQVNGGGGVLFNEETTVEGLRTIAEAHARTGTTHILPTLITDTPDKVRAAIDAVAQAVAQAVPGIVGLHLEGPHLSLARKGAHDPALIRPMTEADAEVLADAAARLPNLKVTIAPESVPLDLVRRLLRAGVILSLGHSDCSYETACAYFDAGVRCATHLFNAMSQMGNRAPGMVGAILDRPDVSAGIIADGIHVHTAALRIALNAHKEKGALFLVTDAMPPVGSDITEYVLNGRRVLRRDGRLTLEDGTLAGADLDMPTALKVLDGIGVPRIRALAMATCLPARLLRTPGNAGLLRSGDRFDGIRLDADGRFVPL
- a CDS encoding SIS domain-containing protein — encoded protein: MTETHMRREVLEIPDAVERLLTHGGDAIRGAAEALRARDPAFFVTVARGSSDHAATYFKYVAEILAGLPVASVGPSVASIYGARLKVKGAACLAVSQSGMSPDIVAMVRMMQEEGALTVGLTNHLDSRLAEVSDHALALHAGPELSVAATKTFVNSAIAGVWLLAELVQDDLLRAAIHGLPQALADAVAADWSPLAAELQTTDSLYCLGRGPVFAFSNEAALKFKETCQLHAESYSSAEVLHGPVSIVERGFPVIALAVQDAAQSALIDVAEQVAAKGAKVFTTSRKATTATALPAVRTGHPLTDPISLIASFYAMVEQVAVARGVNPDAPRHLRKVTETT
- a CDS encoding GntR family transcriptional regulator, which produces MSVVDFLKPHDWYRPEAGPRYLQLRNRLSEGVDGGLLAPGSPLPPEREIATITEFSRVTVRKAIQSLVDEGRIVQRQGSGSFVASTPAKVNQTLSRLTSFTEDMARRGMSVTVQWLERGFFMPTPEEVDALSLKDGDSVARIARLRLADGAPMAIERASLPTDILPNPLEVTQSLYAVLDAHGTRPVVALQKITAVIVDGPDAALLDLAPGSAGLRIERTSSLASGRVCEFTQSLYRGDAYTFVAQLRLQKEDR
- a CDS encoding BadF/BadG/BcrA/BcrD ATPase family protein; translation: MTEAPTPFAIGLDGGGSGCRVAICDASGVILGRGEGGPANATTDFDGTIRHLCAALDIACAGAGVAVADLAGMPAHAGLAGVISAEVGDRVARALPLRRVTVTEDSDTMLAGALGPQDGSLAAIGTGSFFARQAGDASRSVGGWGFQLSDQASGAWLGHELMKLALHVSDGLVAESPLMRAVLEELGGPPGLVAFGRRALAHDYAAYAPRIVEAAKAGDSAGLSLMWQGATFLRFALDGLGHRADEPLCLTGGVGVHYARYLDDMVLIPPKGSALDGALALARRVPA